One genomic region from Xyrauchen texanus isolate HMW12.3.18 chromosome 16, RBS_HiC_50CHRs, whole genome shotgun sequence encodes:
- the LOC127657231 gene encoding kelch repeat and BTB domain-containing protein 11-like, protein MNNSLQDRNMFTVQADVIFHAANPDSPEPSIPIEGNNNVPSMEMLQDLQGPWDTSETGGLVDSRNLGHCGAVTGAEYTQDAVSSDSGFQEHIQPLDSSRAQNLDISVSETSGQGNIKEETNGTKVACGLFIPENKEEINKSSNVLREGEVVQSHFDIKNVSPMLEDRNHSFSGSQETRSLEQTLGYFISSSKGADQTHYRTLHGQTGLESSQGLKHSGSVVREALSVKKEPDLVIEVGGQKIQAHKSVLAEKSDYFKARLSRDILKVKGMSYKTLSVLVDYVYSSQMNVAKDNVVDVITGAKILQMPCAVQAAIDTISTQVTPENCYEILTIAKKQRLNELKEIAYRFMSDNFLQVLKDPAVYGRLTGSERDLILRKRMESRKCLMVAEMNDVFERVGSRPPSRNSSRPQSPLSITSFEDNHMIYYYNKSSKDWHTLTIMPDDINTKGCGICTMYNYLFVAGGIRGVGEKSKVLDKVFCYNPITDRWSEVRPMNQARSQLKLVSMDGYLYAIGGECLFTVEKYDPRMDRWTAVAPLPKGAFAVAHEATTCNGELYVSGGSLFYRLLKYDPKRDEWQECPYNNSRKKSTDMVALKSFIYRFDVNREQGISVFKYNTIVKMWHDCASQQQGCTLPFRCAVIDNCIFCVNKSQTLQFIVEEDGGRFKEETLKAPVEAKGILFPFILSLPERGGRIV, encoded by the coding sequence ATGAACAACTCTCTGCAAGACAGAAATATGTTCACAGTACAAGCAGATGTTATATTTCATGCTGCAAACCCAGACTCTCCAGAACCATCTATCCCTATTGAAGGGAACAATAATGTCCCCAGTATGGAAATGCTGCAGGATCTCCAGGGTCCTTGGGATACGTCAGAAACGGGAGGTCTGGTTGACAGCAGAAATTTGGGACACTGTGGTGCTGTAACAGGTGCAGAATACACACAAGATGCTGTCTCTAGTGACAGTGGATTTCAGGAGCATATTCAGCCCCTGGACTCATCTAGAGCACAAAATTTGGACATCAGTGTGAGTGAAACTTCAGGTCAAGGGAATATTAAGGAAGAAACAAATGGAACAAAGGTAGCTTGCGGTCTGTTTATACCGGAGAACAAGGAGGAAATCAACAAATCATCCAATGTTCTCAGAGAAGGTGAGGTTGTTCAGAgccattttgacataaaaaatgtCTCCCCCATGTTAGAGGACAGAAATCATTCCTTTTCAGGCTCCCAGGAAACCAGGTCACTTGAGCAAACGCTAGGTTACTTTATAAGTTCCTCTAAAGGAGCTGATCAAACTCACTACAGAACATTGCATGGACAGACTGGGTTGGAATCAAGCCAAGGGCTAAAGCACAGTGGATCTGTTGTAAGGGAGGCTCTCTCTGTGAAAAAAGAGCCGGATTTAGTCATAGAAGTGGGTGGACAGAAAATTCAAGCACACAAGTCAGTATTAGCTGAGAAAAGTGATTATTTTAAAGCCAGGCTTTCTCGAGACATACTAAAGGTAAAAGGAATGAGCTACAAGACCTTATCTGTGCTTGTAGACTATGTTTACTCCTCTCAGATGAATGTAGCCAAAGACAATGTTGTGGATGTCATCACAGGGGCAAAGATTCTGCAAATGCCCTGTGCGGTACAGGCTGCTATCGACACCATATCCACACAGGTCACTCCAGAAAACTGCTATGAAATTCTAACGATTGCCAAAAAGCAACGATTAAATGAACTTAAAGAAATAGCTTATCGATTCATGAGCGACAACTTCCTCCAGGTTCTGAAAGACCCGGCAGTTTACGGGCGTCTTACAGGCTCAGAGAGAGATTTGATCCTGCGCAAACGGATGGAGAGCCGCAAATGTCTGATGGTGGCAGAAATGAATGATGTTTTTGAGCGAGTGGGAAGTCGACCACCCAGCAGAAACAGCAGCCGTCCCCAGAGCCCCCTCTCCATCACATCCTTTGAGGACAATCACATGATCTATTACTACAACAAGAGTAGTAAGGACTGGCACACCCTGACCATCATGCCCGATGACATCAACACCAAGGGCTGTGGTATCTGTACAATGTACAACTACTTGTTTGTGGCTGGTGGGATCAGAGGGGTTGGAGAGAAAAGCAAAGTCTTAGACAAAGTTTTCTGCTACAATCCAATCACGGATCGCTGGAGTGAGGTCCGACCCATGAACCAAGCAAGATCGCAACTCAAACTCGTCTCCATGGACGGATACCTTTATGCCATTGGTGGTGAATGTCTGTTCACGGTTGAGAAGTATGATCCTCGCATGGACCGCTGGACTGCAGTGGCTCCTCTACCTAAAGGAGCGTTTGCAGTGGCTCATGAAGCCACCACCTGTAACGGAGAACTGTATGTCTCGGGAGGGTCTCTGTTTTATCGGCTGCTGAAATATGACCCCAAGAGAGATGAATGGCAGGAGTGTCCTTACAACAACAGTAGGAAAAAATCCACTGACATGGTGGCTCTTAAGAGCTTTATCTATCGGTTTGACGTTAACCGTGAACAGGGAATCAGCGTCTTTAAATACAACACCATTGTAAAGATGTGGCATGATTGTGCCTCCCAACAGCAGGGTTGCACACTACCGTTTCGATGTGCCGTCATCGATAACTGCATTTTCTGTGTGAATAAATCTCAGACACTTCAATTCATAGTGGAGGAGGATGGAGGTCGATTCAAAGAAGAGACTCTGAAAGCACCTGTGGAGGCTAAAGGGATCTTATTCCCATTCATTCTCAGCTTGCCTGAGAGAGGTGGAAGAATTGTGTGA